Genomic DNA from Pseudomonas fluorescens:
CCGCCGCATGTGGGATAGCATCCGTCTATTCTTCTACGGCTTGTTCAACTGATTGAAGTGTTGACCTGCATGGCCTCGTTCCCATTCGGAGCGGGGCCATGTGCGTTACCACGGCTTACGAGGCCGTTACCCCATGACAGACTCTGAAGTAAAAGCGCCGAAGATCGAATTCCCCTGCGCGGATTATCCGATCAAGGTCATCGGCGACACCGGCGTGGGTTTCAAGGACCGGATCATTGCGATCCTTGAAAAACATGCCACCGTTGACCACAAGACCCTGGCCGAGCGCCAGAGTACCAACGGCAAGTACACGACGATCCAGTTGCACATCATTGCCACCGGCCAGGAACAGCTCTACGACATCAACAGCGAGCTGCGTGCGACCGGTTTCGTGCACATGGTGTTGTGATGCCGGGCACGCTGGGCTTTCGCGAGCTGGGCACGATGGCTTACGAGCCGGTCTGGCATGCCATGCAACGCTTCACGAACGAACGCGGCACTACCGTCGACGATGAAGTCTGGCTGGTGGAACACCCGCCGGTGTTCACCCAGGGCCAGGCCGGCAAGGCCGAGCACCTGCTGCTGCCGGGGGATATCCCGGTGGTGAAGGTCGACCGGGGCGGGCAGGTGACCTACCATGGTCCTGGCCAATTGGTCGCCTACCTGTTGCTGGATGTGCGCAAGCTGGGGTTTGGCGTGCGCGAGCTGGTCACCCGCATGGAGACATGCCTGATCGAGCTGCTGGCCAGCTACGGTGTGACGGCGGCGGCCAAGCCGGATGCGCCGGGTGTCTATGTCGACGGGGCGAAGATCGCCTCCTTGGGATTGCGAATCCGCCATGGCTGTTCGTTTCATGGCCTGGCGCTGAACGTGGACATGGACCTTGAGCCATTTCGACGGATTAATCCCTGTGGCTACGCGGGACTGGCGATGACCCAGTTGAGCGAGCATGCAGGATCGATTGAATTTGCCGAGGTAAGTGCCCGGCTGCGCGCGCAGCTCGTCAAACACCTCGACTATGCTGAGCAGACGACCCTCACGGGCGGAATCGACTGATATGACTACTGATGCAGTGCAAACCATTATCCCGACGCAGGACGTCACCGAGCGTCCGGCCCCACGTGCCAAGGTAGAGGCCGGCGTCAAGCTGCGCGGCGCCGAGAAGGTTGCACGCATCCCGGTCAAGATCATTCCGACCACCGAATTGCCAAAGAAACCTGACTGGATCCGCGTGCGCATCCCGGTGTCCCCGGAAGTCGACCGAATCAAGGCCCTGCTGCGCAAGCACAAGCTGCACAGCGTCTGCGAAGAAGCCTCCTGCCCGAACCTGGGCGAGTGCTTCTCCGGCGGCACTGCCACATTCATGATCATGGGCGACATCTGCACCCGTCGCTGCCCATTCTGTGACGTTGGTCACGGCCGTCCGAAGCCATTGGACACCAACGAGCCGGAAAGCCTGGCCATCGCCATCGCCGACCTGAAGCTCAAGTACGTGGTCATCACCTCGGTGGACCGTGACGACCTGCGTGACGGCGGTGCCCAGCACTTTGCCGACTGCATCCGCGAGATCCGCAAGCTGTCGCCGAACGTACAGTTGGAAACCCTGGTGCCCGATTACCGTGGCCGCATGGACATCGCCCTGGAAATCACCGCCGCCGAGCCACCGGATGTGTTCAACCACAACCTGGAAACCGTACCGCGCCTGTACAAGGCCGCGCGTCCGGGGTCGGATTACCAGTGGTCGTTGACCTTGCTGCAACGCTTCAAGCAGATGATGCCGCACATTCCGACCAAGTCCGGCTTGATGCTGGGCCTGGGTGAGACGGATGAGGAAGTTATCGAGGTCATGAAGCGCATGCGTGAGCATGACATCGATATGTTGACCTTGGGGCAGTACTTGCAGCCTTCGCGTAGCCACCTGCCGGTGCAGCGTTTTGTGCATCCGGATACCTTTGCCTGGTTTGCTGAGGAAGGGTACAAGATGGGCTTCAAGAACGTGGCTTCGGGGCCGTTGGTGCGGTCTTCGTATCATGCGGATGAGCAGGCTAAGTTGGTCAAGGCTGAGCTTCTGGGTTCCTGATCGAGCGTTTGGGTGGTGTGTATATCCGTTTCTTCGGTAACGGCTACTTAGGGTTCCGCTCTTACAGCGGGTCACTTTTGAAGAGCGCAAAAGTAACCAAAACGCTCTTGCCCCACCACTCGGCACCTCGCTTAGGCTCGGTGTGCCCTCACTCCGGCATTGCTCCGTGGGCCGCCGCGAAGGGCCATCCATGGCCCAGCGCGGCTACCTCGGCATCCATGCCGAGGTGCCCACTGCGCAATACCTGCGTTCGGCCATCGTGGTTAACGGGGCGCCCCAGATCAAAAGCTGCGCGAGGCGGCCTTATAGCCGGCCTGGCTTAGAGTGAACGCGTTTCTTCTGTGGGAGCGGGCTTGCTCGGGAAAGCGGAGGATAGGTTTGTGGTGATGTTGGCTGTGCCGATGCATCGCGAGCAAGGTTTTGTGTCGTGTGCAGATGCTGTGATCACCCGCTCCCACAGGTTTTTGCACCTACCCAGATATTGCGAACACCGCAAAGCCCTGTGGGAGCGTAATGCTGTTCACTTAAGAAAAATGATGGACCTGTGGCGAGGGAGCTTGCTCCCGCTCGGCTGCGAAGCAGTCGTAAACCGGCGGGTGCGGTGTGTCTGATGCTCCGTATTTGGCAGGTTTTGGGGCCGCTTCGCGGCCCAGCGGGAGCAAGCTTCCTCGCCACGGGTTTGTCGACTGCCCTAAGTGAATGCCCCGCTTTTGCTTTGCTTTGCTTTGCTTTGCTTTGCTTTGCTTTGCTTTGCTTTGGATCTTGATCTTGATCTTGATCTTGATCTAGGCGCCCCGTTAAACCACGCTGGCCGAACGCAGGCATTGCGCAGTGGGCATCCCGGCATGGATGCCGGGATAGCCGCGCTGGGCCATGGATGGCCCTTCGCGGCGGCCCACGGAGCAATGCCTGCGTTCGGGCATGCCGAGCCTAGGCGAGGCACCGAGTGGTGGGGCAAGAGCGTTTTGCTTACTTTTGCGCTTTTCAAAAGTGAGCCGCCGTAAGGGCGGAACCATAAGTAGCCGTTACACAAAAAACGGATATACACACTAGGCAGGCCAAACCGGGAAACCCATGGAACCCTCCTACACCCTAAGCCCACACCAGCCCGTCCCAGCTCTCCCACCCAAGGGCCTGATCGCCGTGATCGCCCCCGCCGGTCCCGCCCCCCTGGACACGGACAAAGCCATCCAATGGATGCGCGCCCGAGGTCATGAGCTGCGGATCTTCCCAGGCGTCTACGAAAAGAACGACTACCTGGCCGGCAGCGACGAAGTACGACTCAACGACCTGCACACCGCCTTCGCCGACCCAGAAGTAACCGCGATCATCTGCCTACGCGGCGGCTACGGCACGCCCCGGCTACTGGACCGCATCGACTTCGACCTCCTGCGCCGCAACCCCAAACCATTCGTAGGCTACAGCGACATCACCGCCCTGCACCTGGCCATCAGCCGCTACGCAGGCTTCGTGACCTTCCACGGCCCGCTGCTCAACGCCGATCTGCTGGGCGACAAGGAACCCCCAACCGTCACCTCATTTTTCAGCCTGCTGCGTGGCCAGTTGAAGGCCGGCAGCGTGCTAAGCCATCCGGCAACGTATCCATTGACCACCGTTGAACCGGGCATCGCCCACGGACGTCTGCTGGGCGGCAACCTGTCGATGATTGCCGCGACCATGGGCACGCCTTTTCAGATCGACGCCGAAGGGGTGATCCTGTTCATCGAAGACGTCAACGAGCCGCTGTACCGCATCGACCGATTGCTGACTCAACTGCGGTTGGCCGGCACGTTGCACCAGCTACGCGGCGTTTTGGTGGGAGATGTGGCCGGGGTCGACGTCGAGGCGTTGAACCGCTTGCTCAAGCAGACCTTCGAGCCGTTGCGTATCCCGGTGCTGTCCGGCTGGCGCAGCGGGCACTGCGATCCGAATCTGACCTTGCCCATGGGGGCCTTGGTGACGCTCGATGCGGAGGAGAAGAGGTTGGTGCTGGAGCA
This window encodes:
- the lipB gene encoding lipoyl(octanoyl) transferase LipB; amino-acid sequence: MPGTLGFRELGTMAYEPVWHAMQRFTNERGTTVDDEVWLVEHPPVFTQGQAGKAEHLLLPGDIPVVKVDRGGQVTYHGPGQLVAYLLLDVRKLGFGVRELVTRMETCLIELLASYGVTAAAKPDAPGVYVDGAKIASLGLRIRHGCSFHGLALNVDMDLEPFRRINPCGYAGLAMTQLSEHAGSIEFAEVSARLRAQLVKHLDYAEQTTLTGGID
- the lipA gene encoding lipoyl synthase, which produces MTTDAVQTIIPTQDVTERPAPRAKVEAGVKLRGAEKVARIPVKIIPTTELPKKPDWIRVRIPVSPEVDRIKALLRKHKLHSVCEEASCPNLGECFSGGTATFMIMGDICTRRCPFCDVGHGRPKPLDTNEPESLAIAIADLKLKYVVITSVDRDDLRDGGAQHFADCIREIRKLSPNVQLETLVPDYRGRMDIALEITAAEPPDVFNHNLETVPRLYKAARPGSDYQWSLTLLQRFKQMMPHIPTKSGLMLGLGETDEEVIEVMKRMREHDIDMLTLGQYLQPSRSHLPVQRFVHPDTFAWFAEEGYKMGFKNVASGPLVRSSYHADEQAKLVKAELLGS
- a CDS encoding DUF493 domain-containing protein, with translation MTDSEVKAPKIEFPCADYPIKVIGDTGVGFKDRIIAILEKHATVDHKTLAERQSTNGKYTTIQLHIIATGQEQLYDINSELRATGFVHMVL
- a CDS encoding S66 peptidase family protein is translated as MEPSYTLSPHQPVPALPPKGLIAVIAPAGPAPLDTDKAIQWMRARGHELRIFPGVYEKNDYLAGSDEVRLNDLHTAFADPEVTAIICLRGGYGTPRLLDRIDFDLLRRNPKPFVGYSDITALHLAISRYAGFVTFHGPLLNADLLGDKEPPTVTSFFSLLRGQLKAGSVLSHPATYPLTTVEPGIAHGRLLGGNLSMIAATMGTPFQIDAEGVILFIEDVNEPLYRIDRLLTQLRLAGTLHQLRGVLVGDVAGVDVEALNRLLKQTFEPLRIPVLSGWRSGHCDPNLTLPMGALVTLDAEEKRLVLEQDVVVSR